The following are encoded in a window of Rosa chinensis cultivar Old Blush chromosome 4, RchiOBHm-V2, whole genome shotgun sequence genomic DNA:
- the LOC112200068 gene encoding pre-mRNA-processing protein 40A isoform X2 — translation MEHVKEKEEKEDKRCKRLADDFFHLLSSIKEITPSSKWEDCKSLHEVSSEYSAIGEESSCKEIIDKHIMQLKEQANEKERKRKEENVLFQLNDISSLG, via the exons ATGGAACACGTGAAGGAAAAGGAGGAGAAAGAAGATAAAAGGTGTAAACGTCTTGCAGATGATTTCTTTCATCTCTTATCTTCTATCAAG GAGATAACTCCATCTTCTAAATGGGAGGACTGTAAATCACTTCATGAAGTTAGTTCAGAGTACAG TGCTATTGGTGAAGAGAGCTCCTGCAAGGAGATAATCGATAAACACATAATGCAATTGAAAGAACAAGCAaacgagaaagagagaaagcGGAAGGAAGAGAATGTACTATTTCAGCTGAATGACATTAGTAGCTTGGGTTAG
- the LOC112200068 gene encoding pre-mRNA-processing protein 40A isoform X1: MEHVKEKEEKEDKRCKRLADDFFHLLSSIKVQQEITPSSKWEDCKSLHEVSSEYSAIGEESSCKEIIDKHIMQLKEQANEKERKRKEENVLFQLNDISSLG, encoded by the exons ATGGAACACGTGAAGGAAAAGGAGGAGAAAGAAGATAAAAGGTGTAAACGTCTTGCAGATGATTTCTTTCATCTCTTATCTTCTATCAAGGTGCAGCAG GAGATAACTCCATCTTCTAAATGGGAGGACTGTAAATCACTTCATGAAGTTAGTTCAGAGTACAG TGCTATTGGTGAAGAGAGCTCCTGCAAGGAGATAATCGATAAACACATAATGCAATTGAAAGAACAAGCAaacgagaaagagagaaagcGGAAGGAAGAGAATGTACTATTTCAGCTGAATGACATTAGTAGCTTGGGTTAG